The following nucleotide sequence is from Austwickia chelonae.
TGGAACTGACATGAAGATCCTGGTTACCGGTACCGATGGTTACATCGGATGCCTCCTGGCTCCGATGCTCGTCGAGGCCGGACACGATGTCGTCGCCGTCGACACGGGCTACTACAAGAACGGCTGGCTCTACAACGGGTTGGCCAGTGCCCCGCTGACCCTGAACAAGGACATGCGGAACCTGACCGAGGCCGACTTCGACGGCGTTGACGCCGTTGTCGCCCTGGCCGAGCTGTCCAATGACCCGGTCGGTGATCTGGTCGGTCCGATCACTTACGAGATCAACCACCTCGGCTCGGCTCATGTCGCCAGGACGGCCAAGGCCGCAGGCGTCGAACGCTTCGTCTACATGAGTTCCTGTTCCGTCTACGGCGTCGCCGAGGGCACCGTCGACGAAACCAGCGCAGTCAACCCGCAGACGGCCTATGGCAAGTGCAAATACCTCACCGAGCAGGACCTGTGGGCGCTGGCCGATGACAACTTCCACCCGGTGGCCCTGCGCAATGCCACCGCTTTCGGAGCCAGCCCGCGTCAGCGCTTCGACATCGTGCTCAACAACCTCTCCGGCCTGGCCTATACGACCGGCGTTATCGCCATGACCAGTGATGGCACACCTTGGCGGCCGATGGCGCATGCGCTCGACCTGTGCAAGGGCATCATGCTCATGCTCGAGGCCCCGGTAGAGAAGATTCACGGCCAGGCCTTCAACTCCGGCAGCAATGACAACAACTACACGGTTCGTGAGATCGCCGAGACCGTGGCCGCCGAGTTCACTGGATGTCAGCTGTCCTTCGGTGCTCCGGGGGCGGACAACCGTTCGTACAAGGTCAATTTCGACAAGATCGCCGATCTTGGTCTGGTCTGCGACTGGGACCTTGCCAAGGGTGCGCGGCAGCTCCACGAGGTCTTCGACGCGATCCAGCTGGACGAGGAGACCTTCACCGGCCG
It contains:
- a CDS encoding NAD-dependent epimerase/dehydratase family protein — its product is MKILVTGTDGYIGCLLAPMLVEAGHDVVAVDTGYYKNGWLYNGLASAPLTLNKDMRNLTEADFDGVDAVVALAELSNDPVGDLVGPITYEINHLGSAHVARTAKAAGVERFVYMSSCSVYGVAEGTVDETSAVNPQTAYGKCKYLTEQDLWALADDNFHPVALRNATAFGASPRQRFDIVLNNLSGLAYTTGVIAMTSDGTPWRPMAHALDLCKGIMLMLEAPVEKIHGQAFNSGSNDNNYTVREIAETVAAEFTGCQLSFGAPGADNRSYKVNFDKIADLGLVCDWDLAKGARQLHEVFDAIQLDEETFTGRGHTRLKQIEWLLKTGQVDEKLFWNREW